AACCGCTGCATCCGCCTTCGCGCGCATCCTGCAGGCTTTTTCCCTGGTTTACCATTTCCTGAATATACACATCGGGGTTAAAAACCGAAGGATAGCCGTGCCCCTGCCTGATTAGTTTACCTGCGGCCTGTAAAAAAGCGTCGGGGGTACCTTTGGCAATGTGCACCGAGTTACCGGGCTGCAAAATATGCAACTCTTCAATTACCTCCAGCATCAGGTACGACACTTCGCTTACGCCATCGCTTCCATCGGGCTTAACACCGCCAATGTTAATGTTGGTAAAATCGTTAAAGGTGCCGCTTTCGCGTGCGGTAATTCCCACTTTTGGCGGTGCGGGGTGGTTATTCACTTTTATCCAGAAACAGCTGATCAACTCCCTGGCCTCATCCCGCGATAGTGTTCCTTCTGAACATTCCTTTTCGTAAAACGGGGTTAGGTGCTGATCGAAATGGCCTGAATTCATAGCATCCCAACCATTAAGCTCTGTAATGGTTCCGAGGTGCACAAACCAATACATCTGAATAGCCTCCCACATATTTCGTGGTGCATTGGCCGGAACCCAACGACACACTTCTGCAATACGTTTTAACTCAGCAACACGTTCGGGGTCGCTCTCGGATTGCGCTAATTCTTCAGCCAAATCAGCATGGCGTTCAGCAAAAACAATAGCAGCATCGCACGATATGTCCATTGCTTTTAATTGTTCCAGTTTTCCGGTCGCCTCGGGGTCGTTTAAAAAATCAAGGCGATTGATATGGTCATTAATCTCCTTTTTATAATCGAGCATTCCTTTTTGGTAAATAGCGCCGTCAAGCGCAGTATGCCCCGGTGCGCGCTGCTCCATAAACTCGGTAAACAAGCCTGCTTCGTAAGCGCGTTGCCATTCGGCAGGTACATGGCTGAAAATACGTTCGCGCATGGTTCGGCCTTCCCAGTATGGAATAACTTCGCGCCCATAGGTGGCAATATCATTTTGCGAGATGGTATATCGCTGCTGCTCGCGAGTGTTTAAAACCTGAAAATCTTCAACACTATGGCAGGTCAACTCCGGAAAAGTGGGCACCGCTTTTGGCACCGGCCCCCGTTCTCCAACAATTAACTCATCGGGGCCAATGTAAATGGTTTTGTTTTTACACAGCTCCATAAAATTTAAGGCCCGCATCATCGGTTCCGAATATTTGCCGTAGTTTTCTTTGTAAAACCTCGTGGTAATCAGCGCCCGCTCTATAGATAGCGATTCCTGCATTTCAACACTTTGTTTCCGCAAGCGGCGGATGCGTTCGTTCATTCCCGGGCCAATATTGTTTGTGGTTTTCTTCTGGTAAAAATTACCTTCGGCACCAGCCGGACGCTCGGGTGAACTTATGATTTGTTTTTCATTAAAAGACATAAGCACAAAAAATAGTGGAGACATTAAAAAAAGTGGAGAAAGGGGTTAGCCAGCTGGCTAACAGACATACAAGATCCAGCACTCGAATAAACACCGGTAACTGGTAAGTAAATTTGATATTTGTATTGTACGGCTCACTTGACTGGTATGAGTTTATGCCGTAAATTTAATGAAATATTCAACACAAAATAGTTTTGCGTGTTACCTAATAATAGTTATAAACCAGATTATTTTAGCCATTCACAAAATTTTGTCTGGCCTTAAACAAAACATAATAATTCAAAAATCTCAAATTATGATGAAACACTTTACCAAAATTGCGGTGCTGCTTTTTTTGGTCGTTAGCTTCTCGTGCCATCCGGAATACGATGCCACGCTTGAAGAGATGGATATTGCCATTACCCAATACGACGAAGAACTGGACTTTTCTCAGCTTCAAACCTTTTACCTTGAAGATTCGATTATTTACATTGAAGACGAAGAAAGTAATTCGTTTGTAAGTGTTGACCGCACACACGAAGACCACATTATTTCGTTGGTGAGACAGAATTTTCTGGATAAAGGCTGGACTGAGGTAACCGGGCCAACCAACGGGCAAATAGATGCCGACGTATCAATTGTACTATCTGTTCTTGAGACGGATATTTATTTTTATTATTACTATTGGTGGGATTGGTGGTACTGGTATCCGTGGGACTGGTGGTATCCGTGGTACGACGATTATTACTGGTACCCGGGTTATCCTATTTATCCGGGTTACCCAAGCTACCCCGTTGAAGGTTATACTGTAGGCACCTTATTTATTGATATGCTCAACATGGGTG
Above is a genomic segment from uncultured Draconibacterium sp. containing:
- a CDS encoding DUF4136 domain-containing protein; this translates as MMKHFTKIAVLLFLVVSFSCHPEYDATLEEMDIAITQYDEELDFSQLQTFYLEDSIIYIEDEESNSFVSVDRTHEDHIISLVRQNFLDKGWTEVTGPTNGQIDADVSIVLSVLETDIYFYYYYWWDWWYWYPWDWWYPWYDDYYWYPGYPIYPGYPSYPVEGYTVGTLFIDMLNMGDVEMPDENDTSFKVPMPWKGAVVGILAGSDSRLQERLTKEINQVFEQSPYLQK
- the hypD gene encoding trans-4-hydroxy-L-proline dehydratase, whose amino-acid sequence is MSPLFFVLMSFNEKQIISSPERPAGAEGNFYQKKTTNNIGPGMNERIRRLRKQSVEMQESLSIERALITTRFYKENYGKYSEPMMRALNFMELCKNKTIYIGPDELIVGERGPVPKAVPTFPELTCHSVEDFQVLNTREQQRYTISQNDIATYGREVIPYWEGRTMRERIFSHVPAEWQRAYEAGLFTEFMEQRAPGHTALDGAIYQKGMLDYKKEINDHINRLDFLNDPEATGKLEQLKAMDISCDAAIVFAERHADLAEELAQSESDPERVAELKRIAEVCRWVPANAPRNMWEAIQMYWFVHLGTITELNGWDAMNSGHFDQHLTPFYEKECSEGTLSRDEARELISCFWIKVNNHPAPPKVGITARESGTFNDFTNINIGGVKPDGSDGVSEVSYLMLEVIEELHILQPGNSVHIAKGTPDAFLQAAGKLIRQGHGYPSVFNPDVYIQEMVNQGKSLQDAREGGCSGCIEVGAFGKEAYLLTGYLNVPKVLEITLNNGIDPLSGKLAGIETGDPRKFMCFEELYDAFLKQLHFVVDQKIRVSNYIDQMFAKYAPAPFLSVVIEDCISKGKDYYNGGPRYNTNYIQCTGLGTVTDSLSVLKKHVFEEQTFSMESLLTALARNFEGDEVLRQRIVNRTPFFGNDNDYADSIAVKVYNDLLAAIEGKPNTKGECFHLNMLSTTCHVYFGLVLGATPNGRFAGKSISDGTSPSHGCDTHGPTNVIRSLGKLDQKKSGGTLLNLRFVPSLLKRDKDVEKLGHLIRSYFELGGHHIQFNIVDTATLLAAQKCPEDYKDLLVRMAGYSDYFNDMNADLQQEVIDRTQNEVL